A genomic segment from Nicotiana tabacum cultivar K326 chromosome 9, ASM71507v2, whole genome shotgun sequence encodes:
- the LOC142163867 gene encoding uncharacterized protein LOC142163867: protein MKTIGEPAVTVLKTRKEYNDADRKAIEKNFRTKKILVCGIGPDEYCKISACQSAKEIWEALQTAHEGTTQFRQSKIDMLTTEYKLFRMKDDESIQDMHTRFTSIINELHSLGEIIPRNKLVRKILSILHGSWERKVNAITEAKDLQKLTIDELIGNMKTYEMKNKKDHERR from the coding sequence ATGAAGACCATTGGTGAGCCAGCAGTGACAGTTCTAAAAACAAGGAAGGAGTACAACGATGCTGACCGCAAAGCTATAGAGAAAAACTTCCGAACAAAAAAAATCCTCGTCTGTGGTATTGGTCCAGACGAGTATTGCAAAATCTCTGCATGTCAATCCGCTAAGGAGATCTGGGAGGCTCTCCAAACAGCACATGAAGGAACAACTCAATTTAGGCAGTCAAAGATCGACATGCTCACTACTGAGTATAAACTattcaggatgaaggatgatgagtccattCAGGACATGCATACTCGATTCACCTCCATCATCAATGAGCTCCACTCTCTAGGAGAAATCATTCCAAGAAACAAACTTGTCAGGAAAATACTTAGCATATTACATGGCTCTTGGGAAAGAAAAGTTAATGCCATCACAGAGGCAAAAGATCTACAAAAGctgaccattgatgaactcattggaAATATGAAGACTTACGAAATGAAGAATAAGAAGGACCATGAAAGAAGATAA